The sequence GATCTTCCGTCAGACTATTGCAACGATGACATTCATCTCCTGTACCAAATAATTTTCTTCTTCTCGCACCTGTCATCAATTTCCTATGCAAGGTTAGCCACATAAAGATTTTTATTTTCTGGGGTCCTTTCCATCCCCATAAAACTTCCCATATGCGGTCCTGTGTATCTGTCTGCTGGCTGATTTTTCTATATGTACTTGCTATGCTGAATTCTCCTGTTGGTGTCAAACTCCATAGAATTTTGTCTTCTTCAAGGTTATCCCAAGGGGGATGTATGGCCTGAATTTTATAGATTATGTTATCTGGAAGATATCTTCTGAGTAAGTTAAAATCCCATCCTCCATTTAGGTCAGTAGCTTCTGTGAGAGTGATTTCCATGTTTTCCTTTTCTACTGGTATGATAGCTTTTTGGATTAAGCTACCTTCGTTCTTAAGCCAGGGGTCAATCCATAGCCGAATTCTCCTACCATTTCCAATGGAAAACTCAATGTTATCTTTAAAAGAACCCTATACTTTTGCTAAACTTCTCCACAGATCAGAGTCGGATTGCTTGCTGAGGATATTTTGTCTCAGGTCTTGTCCTCTCCCATATTTACTGAGCATTACTTGCGCCCATAAGCTTTCTTTTTCCATAACTAATCTCCAAATGATCTTTTGTAAAAAAGCCTCGTTCATCTTACTTAGCTTCCGAAAACCGAGACCACCCTCTTTAATTGGCTTGCATATAGTCTCCCAGCTTATAGCGTGAACCTTCCTGCTCTCTCTACCATCCCCCCAGATAAAGCTTCGCTGTATCCTTTCAACCTCTTTGCAAATACCTTTCGGGACTTGGGTATGCATCATATCATAATTGAGAATGGGACTGATGACTGCCTTGGCCAGGGTTATCCTCCCTGCCATCGATAAACAATTCATTTTCCATCCTCCTAGCTTGTTCTTTACTCTATCAAGAGTAGTTTTAAAGTTGTCCTTCTTCTTCCTGTTATCACTAATCATAGCTCCTAAGTATTTGCCAAGATTGGACTGTTCTTGGAATCCACTGATATTGCTGATTTGGTTCCTGAGCCTCTCTTCAACATTCTTAGAAAAAACAATTGCGGTTTTTTCTGCATTAATTTTTAAGCCAGAAACTTGTCCAAATCTGTTAAGAGCCCTCAAGATGCCTTCAATTTGGTCAACAGAAGCTTGTGAAAAAAGGATTAAATCATCCGCAAATAGGAGGTGGGAGATAAATGGTCCTTCTCTCCCTGCCCTCATAGGTTTCCAATCGCCTTTATCTACCAGGTCCTCTATAAAGTGTGATAGTTTATCCATAGCTATTACAAACAAGTACGGCGAGAGGGGGTCGCCTTGCCTGAGTCCCCGGATAGGAGTGATCATATCAGTTTTTCCTCCATTCCACAGAATTTTATAAGTCACCGAATTGATACACTCTTTTATGAGTCGTCTGGCCACACCTTCAATTCCAAATTCAGCTATGCATTCATCCACAAAGCTCCATCTCAAGCAATCATAAGATTTAGCAAAATCGATTTTTATCACCATGAACTTTTTCTTACCCTTCATACGCTTCATATCATGAATCATCTCCTTTGCAATAATGACATTATCATGAATGACTCTTCCTGGGACAAAACTGGATTGATTAGGGGAAATACGGTCATGTAAGGTAGGCTTAATTCTCTCCACCAACAGTTTAGAGATGCATTTATATACCACATTACAAAGAGCAATGGGTCGGAATTGTGATATAAATTCAGGTTGGTCAATTTTGGGTATGAGGGTAATGAGGGTTTGGTTTATTTCTCTTATCTCTTCTGGATTTTCCCAAATTCTTTTAATAAAACTATAGATAGAGTCTTTCACCATACTCCAATTCTCCTTATAGAAGTAGGCTGGGAATCCATCCTCTCCCGGAGCTTTTAGTGACCCAATGTGAAAAATAGCCTTCTGGATTTCTTCATTATTTGGCTGCTTCAGTAAGGCCGCTTTATGTTCATCTTTCATGACTGGGTAAGAGATAGGCAGATCAAGACTTAGGTAGTCTGTGGACTCTTCCTTATAAAGACTAGAGTAAAAGCTCACTGCCAtgtctttgagttcttgttgttCCTCACACCAAGATCCATCCCCTCTTCTAAGTTTTAAAATCCTGTTTTTCCGTCTCCTTATAGCTGTTTTTGTGTGATAAAACTTTGTATTGCGGTCTCCATCAACAATCCATTGCTGCCGAGATTTCTACAACCAAAGTAATTCCTCCTGGTTTAAAATTTGATCGAGTTCTCTTGACAAATCTCTTTCCAGCTTTTCTAGGTGAGGATTTCTTCCATAGGTGGGGGCTTTTTGAATACCCGCCAGTCTGTTCAAAATGGTTCTTTTCTTCCTGAAAACATTCCCAAAGACTTCTAAATTCCAACTCTTTAAAGCTTCAGTGAGGGATTCCAGGGCTCTCGGGAGGGGGTGTCATTTGTCCAAGTCTTCTCAATGAACTCGTTAAAAGATGGGTGTGTTTTCCACATGACCTCAAAACGAAAAGGTCTTTCTCCCAACAGTCTCATACCCGGGGTAAGTTTAACAAGGAGAGGGTGATGATCTGAATTGACTCTCGGAAGGATGTCCACCCTAGCATTCATGTATCTTCTTCGCCATTCAGCATTAGCTAGACCCCTGTCCAAGCGCTTGAAGACTCTCTCCATGCCGTCTCTTTGACCACCCTTCCAAGTATACTTTGATCTGACAAATCCCAGGTCTAAGAGGTTACAACTTTGTATCCAATTTTTAAATCTTCGGCACGCATGTTGGTCGGCTCTCACCCcacctttcttctctccttcctCTGCAATCTCATTAAAGTCTCCTATGACCATCCAAGCATCCGTAGTAGCATCAGCCAATCTTTTTAAGTTTTCCCATAAGTTTTTTCTAATTCCTTCTTGGGGACTTGCATAGACTGCTGTAAGCTTCCAAGGAGAGTGGCTAGGGTCCTTTACCTCCATGGCAACATATTGGTGGTGTGTCTCCAATATATTAATGGTCAGCGCTGGATTATCCCATAACACCCAGATTCCACCTACATAACCATCCGCTTCTTCCAAAAAGGAAAAGTTAAAACCAAGAGCTTTTATCACTTCTGTAGCTTTATTTCCACTACATTTTGGCTCATAGATTAGAGTAATATCAGGTCTGTGCCGAGACTTTATTTCTTTGAGTGTGCGAATTGTAGCCTTATTCGCAACACCTCTAATGTTCTAAGCAACAATAATCATGGTAAAAGTAAGCTAAAAGGAGGAACTCCTACTAAGGACAGCTGGAAAAACTTGAACCACAAAGGGGAAACAAAAGTGGTCCTGGACCATTAATTGCACTGCATGTCTTCCACCTGAGGTGGATTAACTCCTTGCTGAATTGCCTTATTTGCTTCTTCATTCTCATATACTAACATAGCTTCCACCAATTCACTAGTTTGTAGTGAGTTAAAAGGTGGATCAGGTGGTTTACTCTGGGCTGGATCTTCCAAAGCTGTCTGAGGGATAGCTAAGGAGAGTACTTGGCTTGGTTGAGTGGATACAATCCAATTTTCTTGAAAATGGGGAGGATGATCAGGGTTGTTCAAAATAAAGTCATTGGGCTGGACAGAGGAAGAGTTTGGTGTGTTGCAGGTTTGGGTCATGGCATAAGGGTTTTTGTCTAATTGGTGTTCTGGTTGGGAAACAGGGTTATTACTATTAATCTGTTGGTGTTGGATAGTGTTTTTTTCTGGTGTATTAGCTATTTGGGCTTGTTTATGGGCATGTGTGTTTGGGCTTTTTGGTCTGGTTGTGGACATATGGGTAGGGTTAACTGGCTTAGGAAGGTCTAGATTATTCTTCTTATGAGAGGAAGTTGAGGACATACCTTTGTCTTTTTCTGATTGTGGTTCATTACTGATTCCTGCCGTCGCTTTAGGATTGCTTTCTTCATTCCTTTCAGGTTCTTCCTCTGCTAGTACAGCAAAACGTGACTGTCGCCCCTCACTCTCtatctttctttccttctccttttcttttccaCCTCCTCCACTACTTGTACCTTCTCCTGGTTTTGTGGTCTTTTTGCCACGCGTAGACCTCTGTACTATCATCCAGGGGCCAAAGGCATCAGCAGGTTCCTCTATCACTTTTTTGCCCTTGTCAATATTCTTATTTCCATTTCTAtcctcttcttcaacctctgcaTTTGTCGCTTGACCTTCCTTCTGGATTTGTTGCTCTGGTGAGGGGTCTTGTTTTCCTTCCTTGCAGTTGGCTTTGTCATGTCCCACTCTTCCACACCTAAAGCATACCAAATGAATGCCCTCATATTCCACTACATGAGTTTGTCCGTTAATCTGGTATTGAGAGACTAGAGGCTGTTGTAGGTCAACCTCCACACATAACCGTGCAAATTTTCTCCTTGTGATTTCTGCTGTATTTGTGTCCACCTTGATGGTTCTTCCCACAATGTTTCCTATTTTTTCCAAAATAGGTCTACAGTAGTAATCTATGGCCAAACCTGGAAGTCTAATCCAAGCTGCTATATTATCTATGGAAGTATTCATTGGATTGAAATCTGGTTTCCACATCCTTACTGAGAGGTAGTGATCCAGAATTTTCCATGGCCCCTCCATTAAAGCAAAATTCAGATCTTCAGAATTATAGAACTTGACAAGGAAAAACTCATTTCCGAGGTCAATGATGTCAATGCTTCCCCTCTTCCCCCACATCACCTCTAATCTCCTCTTCATAGCCAACAATGAGATTTTTCTCCCCAACAATTTAACAATGAGTGTGTCTCACCATTCCTTCCTGAGTTCTCTTTTCACTTCTTCTCCTATCACTAGATTGTAGAGGTCGTTTGGCATTTTTTTGACAATTATATCTGATTCATCCTCATCACTATCCTCTGGTTCTTCAACAGCTTCATCAGTAGCCATTTTCTCTATATTTTGATCACCCACCTCATTGGCAGCGTTCTTCCCCATTTTAACAATTTCTGCAAAAGAGTGGGGGACTCCTCCGACCCTGCTTTCTTGTTCCTTGTTGCTATTTTCTTCTCCTTGGGCCTCTTGTCTTCCCTGTTTCTGATGCTCGACCTCTATTTCCATCATCCATTCCTCCACTCTAGGTGTCAGAGCCATCTCCCCAGAGTATTCTTCCGCTTCTCCCGTCTTCCTCACCTTCTTTAAGTTTCTCAACGATGATTCTCCTTCCCTTCTCCTTTCTCTAGGATCATGGGATCTGGCCGCTCCCCCTCTCACATAAGCTCCTCTCATGGAGGACAAAAGTTCACTCGCACCAGTTGAAGGAAATAGTTATCAGTAGGGTTTATAGACCTCTTTTTCTTTAATAGAGTACACACAAATAAAAGCCCAATGCGAAGTTTCATAGTGTAAGCTATTGAGAGAAAAGGGACTAGCCCAAATGCCcaattacctttttttttttttaaataaaaagcaCTCGAAGGAGAGAGAATTGATGTTTACATTGCTTTTGTTATAcactttctttttatatttttcatagtataaaaaataaatattttttttcattttttattatcaattatgtttaatattaaaataaaaaaaagaatacacAAAAATAATTGTTCTGAAAGTTACTTGAAACTGGGTTGTCTTTGGATTTGCAAGTAAGGCCCAAATCCTCAATGGAGCATATTCCGACTTATTCCACGTCTGGTGGCCGTCGTCCGAGTTGTTTGTGAGAATGTGCGGGGTGGTCCTGCAAAATACTCTGATGTTTAAGTCAACAAGGGTCTTAGCAGGTTTAAGTGTATTGGAACTTAAgcatacctgaggggtgtcagtgtatttatgaGTGATGTGCCAATAACCACCGTCGGAGTAGTTTCACTTATGATGGTGGATAAccatccctttatcttagggttgttgagatctctcttctagaagtgggtgaGAGATATCAGGGGTTAGTTATAGCTCTTCTAGGAGGGAGTCATCAAGCAACGCTCTTatccgacctcttagaaggtcgGTTATACGGTGGATGTCTTTTGGGCCTGGTCTATGTTTTTGGGCCAGACATGAACAATGCCCCTACTTGGATCCGATCTTTTTGCTTAATTCGGATACAAGTATATAAGAAGTCAGATCCTTTTAGGCTGGTTTCTGTGTTGAAATCGGAAAACCGACGTGATTTACACTCCGAAAAACCGATGTAATTCCAGGATGTGAACCGTTGCGTCTCTTGGCTTCTTCCTTTGGACACGTGGGATGCAGTTACATTTGTAATAGTGTACGTCTTTAATGAGGGAGATAATTTTTACGTTTCTGCCCCTTGGGTCTGTAAAAATGCTTTttcccctttctctctcttcttttcgcTTCTTCTTTTGTGTTTTAATTTTGAGTGAACCCTTTTCTTCTCGAGTCTTTCTGCTTATTCACCTATGTTAAAATCCCTTCCTTCTTCCTTTACGTTTGTTTTTCCAACCTTCAGTATTGAAGCctgattcttcttctgaagaattTCGAAGAGTGCCGGATTTGCTTTCGAGGGAACTCTTTTGTTGTCTTCGCGCACTGCTATCCACCTTTCTAGGAGGAGAGGTTAGCTTTCCCTTTCCTATTAATGCACTGTTTTTTGTTGCTTTTTGAAGTGTAGTGGGTCTCTGTTTGTTGGTGAAGCCCTTCCTGTTTACTTTTTTTCGGGTTTGTTTGTTACTTACATTGTTATAATGATTCCATGATCATCTTTGTATGTGGAAATGTTTTTGAACAGTACTTGTGGTGACCGTTTATAACACATTTGTTCACTTTTCCAAGAAAATGCTTCTTCATGTTTGTCGAATGATTTTCTCTATAAGAAAAggtgtttctttttgtttttaattggTAGTAACTCTTTTCTTTTCATAATGTAGGTATGTCTTTTCTAAATGTCTCGCCCAactatttcaaaaatatcttcgaGGGTTCCTGAGGATCTGTTGAAATGGGTAGACTCTTCGGTTCTTTGTGCTGTTTCTATGGTAGATAGTATTTTTGTAGATAAGTTTCGCAAATACCATAGGCTTTGTAGCTCTAAGGATGATGAGGTAAAATACGAGTTAGTTTCCTCTGACCTTGAAGACAGGGTTTGTTTTGGCCGAGTCGTTAATTCGGAGTTGTAGTTTATCTTCATGTACGATTGCCTTTTCACCCGACTTGGGGTGACCTTCCCCTTTACTGATTTTGAAACTGAGGTCTTATCTTGCTGTAAAGTCGCTCCTTCCCAACTGCACCCaaattcttggggtttcatgaAGATCTATCAGCTTGTGAGTCATGAGCTTGATTTTCTGACTtctttaaagatatttttctttttatttcatcTTACCAAGCCTTTTAGTGCTACTTCAAATAAAAATAAGCAGCAGTAGGTGTCCTTCCGAGCCATCCAAGGTCGGAAAATTTTTTTGCATCTTTGACGAGTCATTCCATGATTTCAAAAACTTCTTCTTTAAAGTCTGTGCGACTGAGGGTCACCACCCTTTCTTTTTGAATGAGAATAATGAGTCCCATTTTCCATTGTACTGGATGGAAGCTGCCCCTGTCGAGAAATATAATCTGACAGACTTGAATGAGGTCGAGGAGACAATAGTTGAGTTTTTTAGAGAGGCTTAGGAACGGGGTCCAAACCTTGATACCAAAAAGTTCTTTCTCGGGACTCCGAATTATGTCTGTACAGAGCTAggtagtttttattgcttttcagGTATCTTCATTGGTTTTTCTGACTTATTTGTTAACGCTTCGTATTCTTTTTATAGAAAAAATGAAAATCGGTTCCAAGGCTTACCAAAAGGTCCAAGAGGCAAAAAGGAATGCCCGTGCCCGAGCTGCTTAATTGCAGGAGAGTAGTAAGTCGGATACTTCCTCTTCAACTAAGTCTGACTTGGGGACCTCTTCTCAAATCAAGCTGGTAAGCCATATTCCTccccctcttcctcttcctcttcctcctcccctTCCCATTCTTACTCCTCCAGTTCCTCTATTTTCCGAGCCAAGCTCTAAAAAAAGAAAGACCTCAGAATCTGGAGCCCTTAATATCACTGATACCGAATTTGATGGGGCGAAGTTTTGTGAGAAGCATGTCCTTCCTCATAAATTTATTGCTATAGATGATGTTTCTATCAAAAATCACCTCAAGGTCTTAATCTGGGGGGATCCAAACTGCTGGGGTGTGCTCTACCCTTCTTAAAGAGTTAGAGAAGGCTCCTTTGAATGCTACTCAGCATTCTTTGGAGGCCCTTCAGGCCGAGGTGGCCACTCTTCGGGAGGATGAGAAAGGGCTGGAGGAGGAAAGGTAAGCTTGGAGGCCGAGCTCTTCAAAGCTCGGGACCGGGAGAGGGAATCTGCAGCTTCTTGTGCTCTGGCCGAGGGGTTATTAAAGAAAGCTGAAGAGAATTATGTCAGGGTCTTTAGGGAGAACTTGAGCTGAAGAGACAGATGGAGCGACTTAGGGAGGATTACATTGATTTGGAGGAGTCAGTTGCTAAAGGGACGGAGGAagtatttgaatttttgaagaacCAAGTTCGGGTTCTTTCCCCTAACTTGGACTTATCTCCCCTCCATTCCGACAAGATTGCAGTCGACGGAGAAATCGTTTTTCTGTCTCGCCCTCCAACTGACTCCAAGCTCAGAACTGTTGGGCAGCGTTTGGTTGAGTCTCCTTCCTAAGAAGTCGTTGCTTCCGAGGAGGTGGTTCCGAGTTCTTCCTTTCAACCAAAAGCAGCTCCGACCGAGGAGAATCCTCCGATTTCCACTACTGATCCTGACTCCTCTCTAGCTCCTGATCAGAACCTTTTAATTGGCCCTGTTTGATATTTCTGCTAAGGCCTGGCTGGTGGGACCTTTTTTTTATAAACACTTATATGTATGTTGTGAAATTTTTTGTTATGTTTGTTGCTAATTTTGATCCTTTGGGAAGGATCTTAAcaacttttattattttatggATATTAATCCTTTAGTATAGGACTCTAATGACTTCTCTTTTTGCTATAAGAAGTCCTAATTGCTTCTTTAGAGAAATGTATCTTGAGTTATTTTTCGCCTTAGAATTTTTAACACGCTTGATTGCATGTCGTATTATTTATCTGTCTGTGAGGCTTTTGAAAAATCCTTGAACGAGGGTCCTTTTACCTTAAGATTTTTTAAGGAAAGCTTCTGTTTCCCATTACTTTAGTGCAAACGAccaatttatttcattttcataagttaggttatttttgcgatgcatttTGTTCTACTCGGGCGCTTTTCCGACTTGTAAGTTGTTTGGTAACGAGTTTTGTATGATCGTTATTtacaacctctttacaccgacttgtaccttgTTGCTTTATCTTGCCGATCATCTTGGTCGGACAACAGATTTTCGCACTTTTTCGAGTTTAAGTCAGTGTGTGTCGTAGAAAATAGTAATGGAATAGATAGTAAAAGAGATTATTACTAATGAAATGTAATTTACAAAGATGTTCTTGCTACTAAGGGAATCAAATTCTTGCCCCTAGTCCCCgctttgatgcctcgttaaaacccccttCA is a genomic window of Arachis ipaensis cultivar K30076 chromosome B06, Araip1.1, whole genome shotgun sequence containing:
- the LOC107646456 gene encoding uncharacterized protein LOC107646456, with product MWGKRGSIDIIDLGNEFFLVKFYNSEDLNFALMEGPWKILDHYLSVRMWKPDFNPMNTSIDNIAAWIRLPGLAIDYYCRPILEKIGNIVGRTIKVDTNTAEITRRKFARLCVEVDLQQPLVSQYQINGQTHVVEYEGIHLVCFRCGRVGHDKANCKEGKQDPSPEQQIQKEGQATNAEVEEEDRNGNKNIDKGKKVIEEPADAFGPWMIVQRSTRGKKTTKPGEGTSSGGGGKEKEKERKIESEGRQSRFAVLAEEEPERNEESNPKATAGISNEPQSEKDKENWIVSTQPSQVLSLAIPQTALEDPAQSKPPDPPFNSLQTSELVEAMLVYENEEANKAIQQGVNPPQNIRGVANKATIRTLKEIKSRHRPDITLIYEPKCSGNKATEVIKALGFNFSFLEEADGYVGGIWVLWDNPALTINILETHHQYVAMEVKDPSHSPWKLTAVYASPQEGIRKNLWENLKRLADATTDAWMVIGDFNEIAEEGEKKGGVRADQHACRRFKNWIQSCNLLDLGFVRSKYTWKGGQRDGMERVFKRLDRGLANAEWRRRYMNARVDILPRVNSDHHPLLVKLTPGMRLLGERPFRFEVMWKTHPSFNEFIEKTWTNDTPSREPWNPSLKL